A segment of the Allosaccharopolyspora coralli genome:
CCGGGGATGGGTTTAGCTCGGCGTGGTCCGGTGCCCCCGGAGTGGGCGAACGCGATCACGTGTCAGGATCAGGGTGATCCGCAGCGCTCGCCGCCCCGGCCGCGACCGGACCGTGCGAGCCGGTTCGACAGGAGGATGCACGTGACCGAACCCGGGCAGGGCGAGAGCGGGAACGGCAGCGCGACCGGCGCTGAGCAACCGATCGCGCCCGCGCGCGACGCTCAGCTGCTGGAACGCACCGTCTTCGAGGTCAAGCGGGTGATCGTCGGCCAGGACAGGCTGGTCGAACGGATGTTGACGGGTCTGCTGGCCAAGGGCCACATCCTGCTCGAAGGCGTCCCCGGCGTGGCGAAGACGCTGGCCGTGGAGACCTTCTCCACGGTGGTCGGCGGCTCGTTCTCCCGTCTGCAGTTCACCCCCGACCTGGTTCCGGCCGACCTGCTCGGCACCCGGATCTACCGCCAGGGCACGGAGACCTTCGACGTCGAACTCGGCCCGGTGCTGGCGAACTTCGTGCTCGCCGACGAGATCAACCGTGCCCCGGCGAAGGTGCAGTCCGCGCTGCTGGAGGTCATGGCCGAACGGCACGTCTCCATCGGCGGCGAGAGCTTTCCGATGCCGGACCCGTTCCTGGTGCTCGCCACGCAGAACCCGATCGAGAACGAGGGCGTGTACCCGCTGCCCGAGGCGCAACGCGACCGGTTCCTGTTCAAGCTGCAGGTCGACTACCCGACGGCGGAGGAAGAGCGCGAGATCGTCTACCGGATGGGGGTGGACGCGCCGGAACCGCAGGCGGTACTCACGCCGGGGGATCTGACGCGTCTGCAGGGCGTGGCGTCGAACATCTTCGTCCATCACGCACTGGTCGACTACGTGGTGCGCCTGGTGCTGGCCACTCGGTCCCCGAACGAACACGGTCTCTCCGACGTGGCCGGCTGGGTCTCCTACGGGGCTTCGCCGCGTGCGTCGCTGGGCGTCGTCGCGGCCGCGCGGGCGTTGGCGCTCGTGCGCGGGCGGGACTACGTGCTGCCTCAGGACGTGGTGGACGTGGTGCCGGACGTGCTGCGGCATCGGCTGGTGCTGTCCTACGACGCGTTGGCCGACGGCGTACCTGTGGATCACATCGTGAACCGGGTACTGCAGACGGTGCCGCTGCCGCAGGTGTCCGCCCGGCCGCAGGGCGGCGCGCAGCAGCCTCCGCAGGGCCCGCCGCCTCCGCAGGGGCCGCCGGTCCAGTACGGTCAGGCGCCGCTCGGTAACCCGCAGCAGTGACGGCGGGAGCTGCAGTGTCGACCGCGTCCGAGCACTACGGGGACCGACGGCCGTCGTGGGCGCCGCCCGCGTTGGACGAGGGCCGTCTGAGCGTCGCGCTGCGCACGCTGGAGTTGTCGGTGCGGGGACGCCTCGACGGGTTGTTGCAGGGTAACCA
Coding sequences within it:
- a CDS encoding AAA family ATPase, which translates into the protein MTEPGQGESGNGSATGAEQPIAPARDAQLLERTVFEVKRVIVGQDRLVERMLTGLLAKGHILLEGVPGVAKTLAVETFSTVVGGSFSRLQFTPDLVPADLLGTRIYRQGTETFDVELGPVLANFVLADEINRAPAKVQSALLEVMAERHVSIGGESFPMPDPFLVLATQNPIENEGVYPLPEAQRDRFLFKLQVDYPTAEEEREIVYRMGVDAPEPQAVLTPGDLTRLQGVASNIFVHHALVDYVVRLVLATRSPNEHGLSDVAGWVSYGASPRASLGVVAAARALALVRGRDYVLPQDVVDVVPDVLRHRLVLSYDALADGVPVDHIVNRVLQTVPLPQVSARPQGGAQQPPQGPPPPQGPPVQYGQAPLGNPQQ